AGAACAGGAATCACTTCTGAAGGTGATGGCGAAATGGTAGGAATCAGTGTAAATAATGGCTCTACTATAGGAGATGACAAAGGTTTTATAAATTATACTGTAGACTTCTCTAAAGTAAACCTTGCAAATAGACCTGGTACTGTTGATGCTGCTGGAGAAGCTGGTGACTTTGAAGCAGACCTTGCAGATGTTCAAGAATTTTTATCTCGTAACCCAGATGCAAATAACATTAACGGATCACCGGAAACTGCATCTTCAAAATTTCTTGTAAATGGAGGTTTTGATTTAAGTGATAATACTGAGTTGTATTTCAATACCGCTTATGTTTATAAGAAGGTAAATAGTTTTGCAAACTACAGAACTCCATATTGGAGAACTATAGAAGAGTTTCCTTATTTAGCAGACTTTTTCCCAGGTGATAACCCTAACAACCCAGGTGGTTATGATGGATATGTACCTACCTTCGAAGGACTTCTTAATGATTATAATGGTACAATTGGAATTAGAACTACCATTAATGACTGGAATGTTGACGCTAGTTATACAACGGGTGGAAACACACAAACGTACCAAGTAAATAACTCTCAAAATGGAAATTTTGTCTACTCTCCTGCCGTATTTATTGATGAAAATGGTAATGGTACTGTTGAGGATGGAGAACTTACGGAAGGATCTCAACTGTATAGAGAGAACAGTGCTAGATCATTTGATCCGGGTGGAACAAAGTTTACTCATAATGTAGGTAACATTGATATCTCTAGAGTACTTTCAGACAAAGTAAGTATTGGATTTGGAGCTGAGTTTAGAAACGAAGTTTTTGAAGTAATTGAAGGAAAACTAGACTCTTATGATGGTGGTGGAGCAGATTCTTTTGCAGGTAACAGCCCAGAAAACTCTGGAAAATTCAACCGTTATAACTTTGGAGGATATTTCTCTTTGGATTATGACGTTACTGATGCCTTCTTGTTAAGCGGAACAGTTAGAACAGAAAATTACTCTGACTTTGGAAATACGTTTGTTTATAAATTTAGTTCTCGCTATAAGCTTACAGACAATCTTACAGTAAGAGGTTCACTATCTACTGGATTTAGAGCTCCAACATTACACCAGATTTATACACAAAAAGCACAATATAGCTTTATCCCAGGACAGGGGATACAAGTGGGAGGTTTAGTAAATAACGTGTCTACACAAGCACAATTATTAGGAATCGATGAACTAGATGCAGAAACATCAAATAACTTCACCATAGGTTTTGGTGGTAAACTAGCAAACAATCTTACGTTTACAGTAGATTACTACAACATTGCTGTAAAAGATCGTATTGTTTTAGGATCTGAAATTACAGGAACTGCTTTTGATGATGATGGTAATAATATAGGTACTACTCCACTAGATGATATTTTAAGAGACAATAACCTGAGCGATGTAAGCTTCTTTTCTAATGCTATTGACACAAGAACTTCTGGACTTGACGTGGTTATTAGTAAAAGAAATATCGAGCTTGGTAACGGTAAGCTTGGACTTAATCTATCTGGTAATTATACAATTACAAATGAACGTGATGGTTCTGTAAAAAATCCACAACTTGTTGAGGATTCTGGACAGTCTGTAGTAAATGCTACGCAAGAAGCATTATTCTTCACGTCTAGACCTAGAACTAAATGGATTTTAGGTGGTAACTATGATATTGGGAAGTTTGCTTTCTCTCTAAACAATACATATTTCGGAAAGACTACATTTAAGCAACAAGGGCTTGATGACAACTTACGCACAGAGTTTATCCCTAAGATTGTTACAGATCTTGGTATCAACTATAACGTAACTGAAAAGATCACGCTTGCACTTAACGTAAACAACTTATTGAATGTATTACCAGAGTGGGAATTTAAAGCAGAAAATGCAGCAGGGTCAGCTATCCTAGCAGATGCTGCAGCAACGCAAAATCAGTCTAATTTAATAACTTTTAATCAGCGTTATTCTCAGATGACGTATGATGGTTATCACTTTAGCCAGTTAGGTACGATGTTTAACTTATCTCTTAACTACCAGTTCTAAGGATCTGATTTTTAATAAAAACCTCTCTATATTCATTTATAGAGAGGTTTTTTTATGAAATTACGTGATTCCTTGTAATCTTTGCTGTGCTATTACGTTTAACTATATTTACAGTAAGTCACATTAAACCCTCATTATTGATGAAAAACATAACACTCCTATCACTTTTACTTCTTGTATTCTTAAGTTCTTGTGATGATGACCTTGATGATAATCTAAGACCAGCTAGTAGCACAGAAATCTCGGACTTTGTATATCGAGGGCTAAATTATTGGTCTTTATACAAAGAAGACGTACCAGAACTAGCAAATGACTTTTTTGATAATGACGCCGCAAGATTTGATTATTTAAGTCAGTTCTCTTCTCCAGAAGCGGCTTTTGATGCGCTTACATCTACAAGAGATCGCTTCAGTATATTAAGAGATGACTATGTTGCTCTTGAAAACTCCCTTGCAGGTATACGTACTTCTTCTGGATTAAATCTATCTTTATTAATTATGCCTAACGATCCTACTACTGCTTTTGGAGTTGTACGTTACGTAGTAAATGATAGCCCAGCAGATCTTGCCGGAGCAGAGCGAGGAATGATATTCACACTTGTAGATGGACAACCACTCACAAGTAGCGATGGACAAGCGATAGATGGAAGCACAAATTTTAATAGCTTTTTTGCTCCAGATACTTACACCATAGGATTAGCAACCTATGATGGAACAGACTTTACCACGACAGGGGAAGAAATTGTAATTACAAAAACTGAACTCACCATAAACCCTGTACATACGGTAAACGTACTAAGTGTAGGAGGTAATGAAATAGGATATTTACATTACACAGGATTTACTAATGAATTTGATAGCGAACTCAACGCTGCTTTTGCACAATTCCGTAGTGCGGGAGTTACAGATCTTGTTCTTGATCTAAGATATAATGGAGGTGGATCTATAGAAACCGCAAATGATCTCTCTACAATGATTACTGGACAGTTTAACGGTGAAGAATTCATAACGCAAGAGTATAACGCAGATAGAAATCAAGCAAATGAATTTGTGAGAAGATTTAATAATAACCTGGGCTCTGGAGATGATGGCCCTGCTATAAACAGCTTAGGCTTAACGAGAGTTTTTGTATTAACAACAGGAAGATCTGCAAGTGCGAGCGAGCTTATACTAAGTGGTCTTGATCCTTACATTGAGGTAATTCAAATAGGAACTAACACCGTAGGTAAATTTGAAGGTTCATTTTTATTATATGATGCTCCTTCACCTAATTTCCGTCGTTCTGAGGCAAATCCTAATCACCGTTATGTAATGCTTCCATTAGTATTAAAATCTGTAAACGCTGATGGGCTAACAGACTACTTTGATGGGTTTACACCAGACTTACTAATTGCCGAAGATTTTGAAAACTTTGGACAACTAGGTGAACAAGGTGAGCCACTATTAGATGCAGCTATAGACATTATATTAAATGGTAGAAGTAGCACAAACTATAATACCAGCATACAACGATCTATTTACGATTCAGAACAAGAAGATCCATTATACCAGCGTATGATGGTGGATCGCATCGATTTATAAACATCAATTTAAGAGTAATAAAAAAAGGGGTAACAATACGTTACCCCTTTTTTATTATAATCTATTCTAGAAATGAATACTACTCATTAAAATAAATGTTTTCAGGTATGACACCAACTGTAAGTGTATTAATTAACTCTCCTGTTGAAACATTATAAACTTCAACCGAACCGTTGCTTGCAAAATCTCCTGCATTTGTACCTAATAAAGTATCTCCTCGTACAATCATATTAAATAAAGATAATCCTGTTAATTCTGGAGTCGTAGGTATTTCAAAATCTGTAGTAGAAGAAACAAAAACCTCCCCATTTAAATAGTAATAAAGGTTCTGGCCTTCTATATTAATATAGTTAGGGTGATCTGTCACTCCAAAATCAAATGAAGCAGATACAGTATTGGTAGTTGTATTGATTACAGATAAACTCCCTGCAGTCTCAGTACCTGTAAATGATGGTGAACCACCGGCAAGCACCCATAAATTCCCTGAGCTATCTAACTCTAATCCATTAGGCGCATCACCTACTGGTATTGTTGTTACCACAGTATCTGTAGCAGGATCAATTACCGTAACAATGTCATTTACGCCAAAACCACCTTGGTTTGTAACATAAAGATAAGTCCCGTTGTAAAGGATTTCCTCAGGTCCTTCTTCTACTGCGATAGTATTTGTAACTGTATTAGTGCTAAGATCTATAACTGCGATATAATCATCTGTAGCATCTGCTCCATCTCCCCAGTTAGTCAAATATCCTTTCCCGTTTGCACTTGTAAAAAATCTTGGATTAGATAAACCAGTCTCTATACGAGCTACTTCCTCAAATGTAAATCTGTCTACTATCGTTAGTCTATTCCCAATATTTGCAACCACATAAGCATTATCCTCTGTAAACCCTATTGATTGTACAATGTTACCTAGGTTATCATCATTTACCGTTTGATAAATATTATTTTCTGAAGTAGTTAATCCTTCGTCGATAAACGAGACTGTTCCAAAACCATTATTAAAAGGTCCTTGATTAGTCACTAAAAATCCATTCTCGTAGGCCTCATCTTCTACTTCTACTTCTATAATCGGCTCTGTGAAGTCATCATCACTTTCACAAGAGAAAGCAAATAGCGATAGTACGGATAATAAATAAATTGTTTTTTTCATAATTGTGTTTAAAAAGTGTACGTTGTTTGTATTAAAAAGTTGCGGCCAGGATTAGGTCTAAAAGCGACCGTCTGGTAATTTGTATTCAAGACATTATTTAATTGGGTAGACAAGGTCATCTTATGATTTCCATTCTTAAAAAGCTCTGCACTTATGCCTGCATTTGCAACAAAAGACTCTGCCACTGTTGAAGTATTATCTGTTGTAGTAAATACACTTCCATTATAAATACCCTGCACATATGAACTAAGCCAACTATAATTATAACTCACTCCCGCAGTTCCTTTATTTTTAGGAACATAAATAAGTTGCTTATTAGTTTCTACATTCTCTGCAATTGTATAGGCGTATGCTGCGCTTGCTGCAAGACGATGCTGTCCTATTTTCTTATCTATATTAAAAGAAAATTCAGCACCATAATGCTCCGTATCTTCAATGTTTACTGGACTCCATATTCCCGCACTATTGGGTTGCCACTTAATGAGATCGTCCGTATCTATATAAAAACCTCGCAAACCTAAGGTGATGTTGTTCTTGCTTCTAGAAACCCCTAACTCGGCTTGTTTACTAGTTTCTGGTTGAATATCTGGATTCCCTCTAGCCCCAGATCCTGCCCAGTAGGTGTCATTAAATGTAGGTATACGGTAATTGCGGGAAGCGTTGAATGAAAATTTATACGCTTTCGCGAAAGCGTAATCCAAACCAACCCCTAGTAAGAATGGACTACTATAATCTTCAACAACTTCCTGCCTTACCTGTATTTCATAACTTAATGCCGACAGCAATTGGTGTTTCCACAATGCAACAGCAGATGCACTCGTTCTAGATGCTTTCTCAATAGAAGCTCCCGCTGCCGAAATGGTGTTTATTTCTCCCAAAAAAGTAAACCTCTTGGATGGATCTATTTTTAAAGTCCCCTCATAATTTGCTAGATAGCGCGTGGCTTTTCCTAAGTCATTGAGGTCTGACTCATTGTTTGCAAAATATCTGAATTGCTCGTAAATATGAGCTAGTCTCAAGATTCCATCATATCGCTTGCTTAGATTTTCCCAACTTACTAAGGTTCTCGTGTTGCAATCCTCATAAGCATCATTAGATGGTGCGGTAAGCGTACCAGAAAAATTACGATCGCCTACGTATGTGTTATGGTGTAATTTTAAAATTTGAGTATTATCTCCATCACTTGATAACAGGTAGCCAGCATTGAGATTGAGATCTAGATTCTCGTATTGACCGTTAGCATTGAACAAGTTATCTGTATCCAGATAGTCAAAATCATTTTCAGACTGCTGGAAATCTGCTCCTACATCGACATATAACTTCTCTGTAGAAAATCGAGTTTTGGCATGTGCTACCTGCGTATCAAAACTCCCGTAACCAGCAGAAATTGTAGTCTCAGCACGTTTGTAGAACTGGATTTCATTATTAAGGTGGACGCTCCCTCCTATTGCTCCTGATCCATAAATGATACTACCACCACCTGCACGTACATCAAGATTGTCATAATTATTGGTGGAGATAGTATTAAAATCAGTTTGACCTGTGAGCTGACTGTTGATGTTGATACCATTCCACACCACGGCTGTTTGAGAAGCATTTGTTCCTCTAAAAGACGCCGAAGAAACCCCACCAGGACCATTTTCTCTAAAGTATATACTTGTATTATTCTTTAAAACATCTGTAAGAGATGTTCTAGATTGCTGTAATATACTATCAGATATTTTTTGAATAGCAATCCCCACGCTGTGCTCTCGCAACTTTATGTCACTCAAAATCACTTCAGGTAAAACTTGAAGTGTATCTATCTGTCCAACAGATGCGTGTGCATACAGCATCACTGCAATAAAAAGAAAAATATGTCTCATTATCTACCGCCTCTTTACCCGAGAGTCGCTTGATTTTAATTAAGAATTGTGGCAGGTCTCCTGGCTTGCTTTTGTTACACCTTCCCATCACAACACCTTGTGACAGTGGCTTTGTAGTAGTAACAAACCCATAACGGGCTTAGCTTACAGTTGCGGGAACAGCTTCCGATTTTAACGGAATTCCCTATTAATCCTCCGTGCTCGTGTGACACATCAGAACCAAAATTCGGCACAAATATACATAACTATGTTTCAGTCTATCTATAAATAGTTGAAAACTAATCACAACCTCAAGTCGCAAATTTCTAAACTTAAATGAGCCCTTGTCGCATTGATTATTTTAATGCTACTTTTGACAGATGAAGAATACTACCCTATTTCTAATTGGCATATTATCGCTTTTCATTTCATGTAAAGAGAAATCAAAAAAGGTTAAAAACAACGAAAGCCAAGGCACTTCTTTGTCTATAGATTATGCAAACGGATTCTCTATAAAACAATACACAAATCATACAATTATTACAGTTACAGAAGCATTTCCTGGAGCGCAAAAGGAGTTTAAATATGCTCTAATACCGAGAGATTCTTCTGGAAATAATACAGATATAGAGCTGTCTAAAACACTAGAAGAAACGCTTAAATCACAAGGTGTTGATGCAATTCTCAAAACGCCGTTAAACACTGTTGTCGTTACTTCTACGACACATATTCCTTCGTTAGAAATGCTAGGTGTAGCAAAGACTTTAAAAGGCTTTCCTAATCTTGATTATATTTCTAGTCCGCTTTCGCGAAAGCGTATTGCAAACAAAGAAATTATTGACCTTGGGCAAAATGAATCACTCAATACAGAACTCACTATCGAGCTGCGTCCAGAAGTAATTATAAGTTTTGGTGTAGAGGGAGAAAACAAGTCGCTTAACAGTGTAGAACGAGCTGGAATTCCTGTACTATATAATGGAGATTGGGTAGAGAAAGACCCGTTAGGAAAAGCAGAATGGATAAAGTTTTTTGGCGCACTATATGGCAAAGAGCGAGAGGCAGATAGCATTTTTAATCACATAAAAACGAACTACAACCTACTAAAAGAGCAAATAGCCAATATAGAAAATAAGCCCACAGTTTTAAGTGGCGGCATGTTTAAAGATATCTGGTATCTACCTAAAGGTGACAGCTGGCAAGCAAAAGTACTTGAGGATGCTGGCGGTAATTACTTGTGGTCTGAGACCGAAGGAGCTGGAAGTATCGCACTAAGTATAGAATCTGTGTTAGAAAAAGGACAGCAAGCTGACTTCTGGATAGCACCAGGACAGTACACTAGTTATGCTAAGCTTGCGAGTGACAATCCCACTTATGCTCAATTTGACGCATTTAAAAACAAGAAGGTTTACACGTTTGCAAAATATAAAGGAGAAACTGGCGGATTGTTATATTACGAGTTAGCACCTAACAGACCTGATTTAGTATTGCGAGATCTTGCAAAAATCTTACACCCAGAAATAATCACAGAAGACTTTACATTTTTTGACACACTAGATGAATAATAGTAGTTACAGCCTTACTTTTCTCATTCTTGCTCTTGTTTTGATAGTATGTATACTAGCAAATCTAAGTCTAGGATCTGTTGCTATACCTATAAAGGATGTTATTGCGAGCCTTGTAGGTTCTGAGGTTTCAAAATCTTCTTGGGAATATATTATTTTAGACTACAGATTACCTAAAACTATCACTGCAATTATTGCCGGATCTGGACTTGCGGTATCTGGATTGCTCATGCAAACACTTTTTCGTAATCCGCTGGCTGGTCCTTTTGTATTAGGTATTAGTAGTGGAGCAAGTTTAGGGGTTGCATTATATATTCTGGGAGGTACCGCTCTGGGACTTTCTACAGCACTTCTTTCTGGAAAATGGGGTCTTATAATCGCTGCCAGCGCAGGTAGTTTTCTAGTATTACTTATGGTTATAGGAGTTGCCACACGTGTAAAAGATACCATGGCATTGCTCATTATAGGCCTTATGGTAGGCAGCCTTACTAGCGCCGTAGTGAGCGTTCTCGCTTACTTCAGTAAAGCTGAGGAGTTACAGCGTTTTGTTTTTTGGTCTTTCGGGAGTCTTGGTGATTTATCCTGGAGTGGCGTTGGAATTTTGGCACTTTGCTTTGCCGTAGGATTAATTTTATCCATCGCAAGTCTAAAATCACTTGATAGCTTTTTACTTGGCGATGCCTATGCAAGAACATTAGGAACTAGATTCTCACGTTCAAGATTACTTATTATCATCGCAACTAGCCTGCTAGCCGGTAGTATTACTGCCTTTGCAGGTCCTATTGCTTTTATTGGGCTTGCAGTACCGCATCTTATTCGTCAGGTGATAAAAACCACAAGACACATTATATTATTACCAGCGGTAATTATGGGAGGTGCTATTTTAATGCTTATTTGTGACACAATTGCGCAAGTACCTTTTAGCGAATTTACACTTCCCATCAACGCAATTTCTGCGATGGTAGGAGCTCCTGTTGTAATTTGGTTATTAGTCCGCAAAAAGAAATTACTTTTCTAGATGAATAACCCGAGCTCACATAGCATTTTACAAACTAGAGATCTTTCCATAGGCTATCTGGCATCGCCAGTAAATACTGTCATTGCTAGC
The genomic region above belongs to Dokdonia sp. Dokd-P16 and contains:
- a CDS encoding TonB-dependent receptor — protein: MLKLKLTLLGLLIGMTSFAQVTVTGTVTDKNNVPISGANVIEKGTTNGAITDFDGNYNITVQSDGTLEISYLGFDTKRVAVNGKSSINVTLEEGVGLGEVVLVGSRTAPRSQVDTAVPVDVVSAKELQTTGQVTFDKALQYKIPSFNTVQTPVNDATSLLDPYEIRNMGPSRTLILINGKRKNLSALLYTQTSPGRGETGADISAIPTDAIKRVEILRDGASAQYGSDAIAGVMNVILKDNDNQGSATLRTGITSEGDGEMVGISVNNGSTIGDDKGFINYTVDFSKVNLANRPGTVDAAGEAGDFEADLADVQEFLSRNPDANNINGSPETASSKFLVNGGFDLSDNTELYFNTAYVYKKVNSFANYRTPYWRTIEEFPYLADFFPGDNPNNPGGYDGYVPTFEGLLNDYNGTIGIRTTINDWNVDASYTTGGNTQTYQVNNSQNGNFVYSPAVFIDENGNGTVEDGELTEGSQLYRENSARSFDPGGTKFTHNVGNIDISRVLSDKVSIGFGAEFRNEVFEVIEGKLDSYDGGGADSFAGNSPENSGKFNRYNFGGYFSLDYDVTDAFLLSGTVRTENYSDFGNTFVYKFSSRYKLTDNLTVRGSLSTGFRAPTLHQIYTQKAQYSFIPGQGIQVGGLVNNVSTQAQLLGIDELDAETSNNFTIGFGGKLANNLTFTVDYYNIAVKDRIVLGSEITGTAFDDDGNNIGTTPLDDILRDNNLSDVSFFSNAIDTRTSGLDVVISKRNIELGNGKLGLNLSGNYTITNERDGSVKNPQLVEDSGQSVVNATQEALFFTSRPRTKWILGGNYDIGKFAFSLNNTYFGKTTFKQQGLDDNLRTEFIPKIVTDLGINYNVTEKITLALNVNNLLNVLPEWEFKAENAAGSAILADAAATQNQSNLITFNQRYSQMTYDGYHFSQLGTMFNLSLNYQF
- a CDS encoding S41 family peptidase gives rise to the protein MKNITLLSLLLLVFLSSCDDDLDDNLRPASSTEISDFVYRGLNYWSLYKEDVPELANDFFDNDAARFDYLSQFSSPEAAFDALTSTRDRFSILRDDYVALENSLAGIRTSSGLNLSLLIMPNDPTTAFGVVRYVVNDSPADLAGAERGMIFTLVDGQPLTSSDGQAIDGSTNFNSFFAPDTYTIGLATYDGTDFTTTGEEIVITKTELTINPVHTVNVLSVGGNEIGYLHYTGFTNEFDSELNAAFAQFRSAGVTDLVLDLRYNGGGSIETANDLSTMITGQFNGEEFITQEYNADRNQANEFVRRFNNNLGSGDDGPAINSLGLTRVFVLTTGRSASASELILSGLDPYIEVIQIGTNTVGKFEGSFLLYDAPSPNFRRSEANPNHRYVMLPLVLKSVNADGLTDYFDGFTPDLLIAEDFENFGQLGEQGEPLLDAAIDIILNGRSSTNYNTSIQRSIYDSEQEDPLYQRMMVDRIDL
- a CDS encoding YncE family protein — translated: MKKTIYLLSVLSLFAFSCESDDDFTEPIIEVEVEDEAYENGFLVTNQGPFNNGFGTVSFIDEGLTTSENNIYQTVNDDNLGNIVQSIGFTEDNAYVVANIGNRLTIVDRFTFEEVARIETGLSNPRFFTSANGKGYLTNWGDGADATDDYIAVIDLSTNTVTNTIAVEEGPEEILYNGTYLYVTNQGGFGVNDIVTVIDPATDTVVTTIPVGDAPNGLELDSSGNLWVLAGGSPSFTGTETAGSLSVINTTTNTVSASFDFGVTDHPNYINIEGQNLYYYLNGEVFVSSTTDFEIPTTPELTGLSLFNMIVRGDTLLGTNAGDFASNGSVEVYNVSTGELINTLTVGVIPENIYFNE
- a CDS encoding TonB-dependent receptor codes for the protein MRHIFLFIAVMLYAHASVGQIDTLQVLPEVILSDIKLREHSVGIAIQKISDSILQQSRTSLTDVLKNNTSIYFRENGPGGVSSASFRGTNASQTAVVWNGININSQLTGQTDFNTISTNNYDNLDVRAGGGSIIYGSGAIGGSVHLNNEIQFYKRAETTISAGYGSFDTQVAHAKTRFSTEKLYVDVGADFQQSENDFDYLDTDNLFNANGQYENLDLNLNAGYLLSSDGDNTQILKLHHNTYVGDRNFSGTLTAPSNDAYEDCNTRTLVSWENLSKRYDGILRLAHIYEQFRYFANNESDLNDLGKATRYLANYEGTLKIDPSKRFTFLGEINTISAAGASIEKASRTSASAVALWKHQLLSALSYEIQVRQEVVEDYSSPFLLGVGLDYAFAKAYKFSFNASRNYRIPTFNDTYWAGSGARGNPDIQPETSKQAELGVSRSKNNITLGLRGFYIDTDDLIKWQPNSAGIWSPVNIEDTEHYGAEFSFNIDKKIGQHRLAASAAYAYTIAENVETNKQLIYVPKNKGTAGVSYNYSWLSSYVQGIYNGSVFTTTDNTSTVAESFVANAGISAELFKNGNHKMTLSTQLNNVLNTNYQTVAFRPNPGRNFLIQTTYTF
- a CDS encoding ABC transporter substrate-binding protein: MKNTTLFLIGILSLFISCKEKSKKVKNNESQGTSLSIDYANGFSIKQYTNHTIITVTEAFPGAQKEFKYALIPRDSSGNNTDIELSKTLEETLKSQGVDAILKTPLNTVVVTSTTHIPSLEMLGVAKTLKGFPNLDYISSPLSRKRIANKEIIDLGQNESLNTELTIELRPEVIISFGVEGENKSLNSVERAGIPVLYNGDWVEKDPLGKAEWIKFFGALYGKEREADSIFNHIKTNYNLLKEQIANIENKPTVLSGGMFKDIWYLPKGDSWQAKVLEDAGGNYLWSETEGAGSIALSIESVLEKGQQADFWIAPGQYTSYAKLASDNPTYAQFDAFKNKKVYTFAKYKGETGGLLYYELAPNRPDLVLRDLAKILHPEIITEDFTFFDTLDE
- a CDS encoding iron ABC transporter permease produces the protein MNNSSYSLTFLILALVLIVCILANLSLGSVAIPIKDVIASLVGSEVSKSSWEYIILDYRLPKTITAIIAGSGLAVSGLLMQTLFRNPLAGPFVLGISSGASLGVALYILGGTALGLSTALLSGKWGLIIAASAGSFLVLLMVIGVATRVKDTMALLIIGLMVGSLTSAVVSVLAYFSKAEELQRFVFWSFGSLGDLSWSGVGILALCFAVGLILSIASLKSLDSFLLGDAYARTLGTRFSRSRLLIIIATSLLAGSITAFAGPIAFIGLAVPHLIRQVIKTTRHIILLPAVIMGGAILMLICDTIAQVPFSEFTLPINAISAMVGAPVVIWLLVRKKKLLF